A window of candidate division WOR-3 bacterium genomic DNA:
AGGTACTCGCCGAAAACCAGCAACCCCAGGACTCCACCGATGAGGGCGAGCGGCACGTTGGCAAAGATGAGCGCCGCCTGTCGGATGGAGCCGAGCGACAGGAATAGCATCAGGAAGATGAGCACCAAAGCGGTCGGGACGATGAAGGCAAGACGTCCCATGGCTCGCTGTTGGTTCTCGAACTGCCCCCCGTACTTCAGCCAGTAGCCCGGCGGCAGCTTGACCTTCGCCTCTACCTGCCGGCGCATGTCGGCCACAACGCTGCCTATGTCGCGGCCGCGCACGTTTGCCGCGATCGTCCAGCATCGCTGATTGTCCTCGCGGTTGACCTGTATCGGCCCGACCGTCGATCGCACGTCCGCCACCTGGCCAAGCGGCACGAGCTTGCCGTCGCGGGAGCTCACCAGCAGGTTCCCGATGGCCTCCGCATCCCGGCGGTACTCCTCCTGCAAGCGAACATTGATGCCATAGCGGCGGGTGTTGAGGTAGATGTGGTCGACTACCTCGCCGCCGACACCCAGTTCCACCGCCTCCAGAATGTCGGCCACACTCACCCCGTGGCGGGAGCAAGCCTCGCGGTCCGCGACTACCTGGACCTGTGGCTGTCCGTAGCTCTGCTCCGCGGCCAGGTCGACGAGCCCGGGTACGCCCTTCACGACCGCCTGTATCTCCTCGGCCTTGAGCCGCAACGTGTCCAGGTCGTCACCGAAGAGCTTGACCGCGAGCTGGGTCTTGACGCCTGACAGCAGCTCGTCAAACATGTTCTGTATCGGCTGCGTGAATCCGACTTGTATCCCGGGGAACTCACCAAGCAGACGGCTCATGTCGTTGACCAGGGCCTCCTTGGAGGCCCAGCGCCGGCGCCAGCCCCGTTCCGGCTTGAGTTCCATCTGGATATGCGCGGAGTTCACCGGATGCGGATGGCTGCCGGCCTCGGGTCGGCCGATCTTGGCGATGGTCTGTTGAATCGCCTGCCCGTACTCAGAGAGAAGCACGCGCTCGACCTGCTGCACCGTCGCGGTGGCCTTCTCCAGCGATATCGACGGCGCCATGGTGACGTTGACCTGAACAACACCTTCTTCCAGAACCGGGATGAACTCCGTGCCCAGCCGCGTCGCTGCGAAGATGCTCAGTGCCAGCGCAATACCGGCCGCGATCGCCACCCGGACCGGACGCCGCACCGTCTGCTCGAGCAATGGCTGGTAGGCCTGCTTCAGCCAGCGGACCAGGAAGAAGTCGCCCCCGGCCCGTCCGCGCAGCAGGAACGATGAGAGCATCGGTGAGAAGACGAAGGCGAAGATGAGCGACCCGGCCAGCGCGAAGAGTATCGTGTAGGCCATCGGCGAGAACATCTTACCTTCCACGCCCTGCAGCGAGAACAGCGGCAGAAAGACGATAGCAATGATCGCCACCGAGAAGAGTATTGGCCGCGCGACCTCGGCCGACGCCTGAGTGATCAGTTTCAGCCGGCTGGCGTTGCGACGGCTCGGTTCGGACATGTGGCGGTACGCGTTCTCCACCAGCACCGTCGCAGCGTCGCCGAGCATACCGATGGCGATGGCGACGCCGCCCAGTGACATCAGGTTTGCGGAGAGCCCGGCAGCCCCCATGAAGATGACGGCAAAGAGCACGCACATCGGCAGGCTCAGGGCCACGACGATGGCGGCGCGCAGGTTGCCGAGGAACAGAATCAGCGTGATGATCACGAGGATTCCGCCGAGCACCAGCGAGGTCTTGACCGTGTTGGTGGCATTATTGACCAGCCGCTGTTGGTTGTAGTAGGGAATCAGTCTGACGCCCGCGGGCAGGGAGGACTGGACCGCAGGGACCTTCCGGTCCAGTCGAGCGATGACATCGGACGTGTTCTCCCCGAAGAGCTTCATGACGATGCCGGCAACAACCTCCTCTGCACCGTCTCGCGTCACGACACCGCGACGGACCTCGCGGCCGTAGTCGACGTCCGCGACATCACGCAAGTAGACCGGCGTGCCGCCGACGACCTTGACCTGGACGTCGCCAAGCTGGTCCCGGGTCTGGATCAGCCCGATACCCCGGACCAGGTACTCCTCGGAACCGACTACCAGGAACTGACCGCCGGCACTGCCGTTGTTGGCGTTGATCGCCTCGACGACGTCGGCGAGCCCGATTTCGTACTTGGCCAGCGCGTGAGGGTCCAGTGCCACCTGGTACTGCAGTACATGGCCGCCCATCGAGAGGATCTCGGTGACGCCCGGCACCGTCTGCAGCTGGTACTTGACGATCCGGTCATTGATGTCGCGCAGGTACGTGTCGGCCGACTTCCCTTCAGTGTCCGCGGTAGAGTCGAGGATCAGATAGTACATGAAGACTTCACCGAGCCCGGTTGAGATCGGGCCGAGCGCAGGCGGTTCGTGCATCTCCGGCAGGTCCGCCATCGCCCCGGCCAGCCGTTCGGCGACGATCTGGCGGGCGAAGTAGATGTCGGTCTCGTCCCGGAAGTAGACATAGATGACAGCCATCCCGAAGGCGGATGTGGACTTCACCCGGGTGACGCCGGGCAGTCCGTTCATGGCCGACTCGATCGGGAACGTTATGAGTCGTTCGACTTCCTCCGGGGCCATACCATGAGCTTCGGCAAAGACCGGGACCATCACGGGCGAGACGTCGGGGAAAGCGTCGGTCGGCAGCTTCCGGTAGGCGATGGCGCCCCAGACGATGACACCAAGCAGCACCGCGGCGGCGACGACTCGCTGCGTCTGGATGAACTCGAAGAAGCGGTTCATTGGCGGCTCGCCCTGTTAGTGGCCATGCCCGGCGTGCCCGCCGAGCGAGCTGGTGACGAGCTTGGCCTTCAGCTCGAATGCCCCGGCGGCCACGTAGGCGTCACCGGGAACAAGGCCGGCTTTGATCTCGGTGTGGGTCGGGCCAGTCGCGCCTACCGTTACCGGCACGGCACGGAACAGGCTGTCGCCAACCGGGACAAAGACAACTGCCTTCTCGTCCAGTCTCTGGACTGCCTCGGACTCGACCGCTGTGACTTGGTCTCCTCCCCCGACGCTGACCTCGGCCCTCACAAACATGCCCGGACGCCATTGGCCGTCAGGATTGGGGAGCACGACTCGCGCCAGGGCGACGCGGCGCTCGCGGTCGAACACCGGGGCCACGTAGGAGATGGTTCCGGTCGCGGACTGCGGGGAACCGACGCTCCGGACGACTGCACGCGCACCCTCCCGAACGTCCGCAAGGTGACGAGGATAGACAACGAGGTCGATCCATACTGTTGACAGGTCGGCAACCGTGAAGAGCGTTGTCTCCTCAGAGGCGTACGCACCGACCGCGCCCTCCCGGGCAACCACCCGACCGGAGAGCGGCGCACGGACCTCGTAAGAAGTCAGGTTCTCGTTCGATTCGACCACAGCGAGCACATCGTCCTTTTCGACCCTGGTGCCGAGAGTGGCATGCATCTCCCGGATGACACAACCGTAGCGCGGCGTGACGTGCACCCGCAGGTCCTCGTTGAAACCGACCTCTCCAGGTAGGACCACCGACCGACCGACGACGACCTTGGCAACCTTGGCAACCTTGATGCCGCCCAGTTCCTGGCCTCGGCTCGATAGTCGGACGGTAGCGTCGCTCTCGCCTTCGTGGAGGTCGGTATCTCCTTCTTCGTGCTCTCCGGGGTCTTCGTGCTTGTCCTGCTCCTCCGCTCTGTGCTCAATGTCCTCGTCATGGCCGTGGTCGGATTCGGCCGCCGGAAGTGGTCCGGCAAGCAGAAAGAGGGTGCCAAGGATGACGATCACTAGCCGGCCGAGTCGCGGAAGCATATCACTCGCGCGGACTGGTACTGCATGTAGTTTCACTTGCTACTCCTTGATGACTTCCGGCTCCACGCCGGTAATCTCGAGCAGGTCCGCAACGTGCGCTACCCGCTCGGCTTGGGACTCAATCAACTCCATCGTCGTCTCGTGAAGAACACGCTGGGCTGCTATCAGTTCAGCGACACCAACGGCGCCCTGCTCGTAGTGCCGTGACAGATCATCGAGCACTCTTCGCTGCGCAGGCAGCAGGACCGAGTACCCGGTGTCGAGCTGTTCGGACCGGTTGGCCAGCTCTGCCAGCAGTCTGTCGATCTGCACCTCGATGTCCGATCGAGTCTGCTGCGCGGCCCACTCCGCTTCGGCAACCCCGAATCGCGCCGCCCGCACCGC
This region includes:
- a CDS encoding efflux RND transporter periplasmic adaptor subunit; translation: MKLHAVPVRASDMLPRLGRLVIVILGTLFLLAGPLPAAESDHGHDEDIEHRAEEQDKHEDPGEHEEGDTDLHEGESDATVRLSSRGQELGGIKVAKVAKVVVGRSVVLPGEVGFNEDLRVHVTPRYGCVIREMHATLGTRVEKDDVLAVVESNENLTSYEVRAPLSGRVVAREGAVGAYASEETTLFTVADLSTVWIDLVVYPRHLADVREGARAVVRSVGSPQSATGTISYVAPVFDRERRVALARVVLPNPDGQWRPGMFVRAEVSVGGGDQVTAVESEAVQRLDEKAVVFVPVGDSLFRAVPVTVGATGPTHTEIKAGLVPGDAYVAAGAFELKAKLVTSSLGGHAGHGH
- a CDS encoding efflux RND transporter permease subunit: MNRFFEFIQTQRVVAAAVLLGVIVWGAIAYRKLPTDAFPDVSPVMVPVFAEAHGMAPEEVERLITFPIESAMNGLPGVTRVKSTSAFGMAVIYVYFRDETDIYFARQIVAERLAGAMADLPEMHEPPALGPISTGLGEVFMYYLILDSTADTEGKSADTYLRDINDRIVKYQLQTVPGVTEILSMGGHVLQYQVALDPHALAKYEIGLADVVEAINANNGSAGGQFLVVGSEEYLVRGIGLIQTRDQLGDVQVKVVGGTPVYLRDVADVDYGREVRRGVVTRDGAEEVVAGIVMKLFGENTSDVIARLDRKVPAVQSSLPAGVRLIPYYNQQRLVNNATNTVKTSLVLGGILVIITLILFLGNLRAAIVVALSLPMCVLFAVIFMGAAGLSANLMSLGGVAIAIGMLGDAATVLVENAYRHMSEPSRRNASRLKLITQASAEVARPILFSVAIIAIVFLPLFSLQGVEGKMFSPMAYTILFALAGSLIFAFVFSPMLSSFLLRGRAGGDFFLVRWLKQAYQPLLEQTVRRPVRVAIAAGIALALSIFAATRLGTEFIPVLEEGVVQVNVTMAPSISLEKATATVQQVERVLLSEYGQAIQQTIAKIGRPEAGSHPHPVNSAHIQMELKPERGWRRRWASKEALVNDMSRLLGEFPGIQVGFTQPIQNMFDELLSGVKTQLAVKLFGDDLDTLRLKAEEIQAVVKGVPGLVDLAAEQSYGQPQVQVVADREACSRHGVSVADILEAVELGVGGEVVDHIYLNTRRYGINVRLQEEYRRDAEAIGNLLVSSRDGKLVPLGQVADVRSTVGPIQVNREDNQRCWTIAANVRGRDIGSVVADMRRQVEAKVKLPPGYWLKYGGQFENQQRAMGRLAFIVPTALVLIFLMLFLSLGSIRQAALIFANVPLALIGGVLGLLVFGEYLSVPAAIGFIALFGIAVQNALVLVTCINQLREEGTETRTAIIQAGLLRLRPVLMTAITTVLGLVPLLMSTGMGSEVQRPLAVVVVFGLVTSTILTLILIPAMYPWLAPRFVQEDRRSETQILSGGRS